DNA from Serinibacter salmoneus:
GACAATGTCTCGGCACCCGGGTTCGGGTCCCGAAGTACCGTGCATCGCTCCGCGCGCGCCAGCCGCTGATACCGCCGTCCGCGTGACCGCGTGACAACACTCCACCGGTGCGCGGGCACAGCCCACACAGCACCGCCGGATACCTTACGCCGGTGCGCGACCGTTCGGCAACTCCGGTGCGCCCCGACGCAGGCGACGCGATCAGGCGAGCGCGCGTGCCACCTCGAGCATGTCGGTGGGCACGTGCTTGACCTTGCCGGCGATCTCCGACAGGGGCACGAGTTCGACGTTCTCCCCACGCACCGCGGTCATGACGGCGGTCTCCCCCCGCGTGACGGCGTCGATCGCGGCCACACCGAACCTCGAGCCGAGGATCCGGTCCTGCGCCGTGGGCGTGCCGCCGCGCTGGATGTGACCGAGGACGGCGACCCGGGTGTCGAATCCGGTGCGCTCCTCGATCTCGACCTTGAGCCGCTCACTGATGCCGCCCGCCACGATCTGCCCGAACTGGCCGAGCTGCATCTCGTAGTCCATCGCGCTCCCCTCCGCCGGGACGGCGCCCTCGGCGACCACCATGATCGAGAAGGAGGCGTGCGAGCGGTGGCGGTGCTTCAGGAAGCGCACCACACGCTCGATGTCGAAGGGCTGTTCGGGTGCCAGGACCAGCTCCGCTCCACCCGCGATACCGGCGGTCGCGGCGATCCACCCCGCGGAACGCCCCATGACCTCCACGATCATCACGCGGTTGTGGGACTCGGCGGTGGTGTGCAGCCTGTCGATCGCATCCGTCGCGATCGTCACGGCCGTGTCGAAGCCGATCGAACTGTCCGTGCCCCACACGTCGTTGTCGATCGTCTTGGGGATGGCAACGATCTTCACCCCGGCCTCGGCGATCTTGCTGGCGGCGTGCAGGGTGCCGTCCCCACCGATGCAGATCAACGCGTCGATGTGCTCGTTCTCGATCGTGGTGAGCACCGCGTCGAGGCCGCCGTCCGCCGCGTGCGGGTGGAATCGCGCCGTGCCGAGCAGGGTGCCGCCCACCGGGAGCACATTGCGGATGTGAGTACGGTCCAGGGGCACGACGTCGCCGTCGACCACGCCCTTCCAACCGTTGCGGAAGCCCACGATGTGGTGCCCGTACTCTCCGACCCCCCGCTTGACGACGGCCCGGATCGCCGCGTTCAGCCCGGGGACGTCCCCGCCGCCGGTGAGAAGTCCGACTCGCATGTGTTCTCCTTGCCGATTCCGATCGCCGGGCTGTGCGCGCGGCTGGCCGCGCGCGCAGCCGTCGGCGGCGTACGGTTTCACATTATCCGCAGCGCTCCGTTCGCACGCGGTCAAAGGACCTAGATGCGAGGTAAAGACCAGGTGAACTCATCCGATCCCGTGGGCGAGGCCCCGGACGACCCGACGCTCCCCGCACTCGCGTGGGCCGGCTACGAGGAACCACCCGGCAGCACCGAGGGCACGGTGGACGACGCACTCACCGCCCGCCGCTGGTGGGACGCGAACGCCACGGAGTACCTCGCCGACCACGCGACCGACCTCGGCGTGGCGGACTTCACCTGGGGGCCGGAGGGGTTGCGTGAGGCCGATGCGCGGCTCCTGGGGGACGTGCGTGGCCGGCGCATCCTGGAGATCGGGGCCGGGAGCGCGCCGTGCAGCGCATGGCTGGCCGATCATGGTGCCGAGGTCATCGCCTCCGATATCTCGCATCCGATGCTCGCGGCGGGACGCGCCGCGCGAGGCAGGGCGAAGGAGGGCGAGGTCGACATCCCGCTCGTGCAGGCGGACGCCCGCCACCTCCCGTTCGCTGCGAACACCGTCGACGTGGTGTTCACCAGTTACGGGGTGATCCCCTTCGTCGCCGACCTCGGTGCGGTCCACCGGGAGGTGGCACGGGTGCTGCGGCCGGGGGGCCGGTGGGTCTTCTCCACCACGCACCCGGTGCGATGGGCGTTCCCGGACGATCCTGGCCCCGAGGGCCTCACGGCACGACGCTCCTACTACGACGACCGGCCCTACCGGGAGCGCGCCGAGGACGGCGAGGCCCTGTACAGCGAGTATCACCGCACCCTGGAGCAGCACGTGGCGCTTCTGGTCGCGGCGGGCTTCGCCGTCGTGGACCTGCGGGAACCGCGATGGCAGCCGGGCCGGCGCACCTGGGGCGGGTGGAGCGAACTGCGTGGTCGGACATTGCCCGGCACGCTGATCCTCAGCGCTCGCCGGCTCGTGGACGGCTGACGCCGCCTCCACCCGGCACCGAGCATCCGGGCGGTTGCTAGTGCCCCGCCTCGCGCCACGTGCGCCCGGAGCCGACGGAGACGTCCAGCGGCACGCTGAGATCCGCGGCGCCCGCCATCTCCTCGCGCAGGAGGCTCGTGACGGCCTCGAGTTCGCCGGGCGCCACCTCGACCACGAGCTCGTCGTGCACCTGGAGCAGCAGGCGCGAGGCGAGACCCTCCCTGCGCGCTCGATCGGCCACGCGGATCATCGCGACCTTGACGATGTCCGCGGCGGAACCCTGGATCGGCGCGTTCAGCGCCATCCGCTCCGCCATGTCGCGGCGCTGCCGGTTGTCGCTGACCAGATCTGGCAGATAGCGCCGACGCCCCAGGATCGTCTCGGTGTAGCCGTCACGACGCGCCTGCTCCACCACACCGGTGAGGTAGTCCCGCACACCACCGAACCGGTCGAAGTAGTCCTCCATCAGCCCGCGGGCCTCCCCCACATCGATCCCGAGCTGCTTGGACAGACCGAACGCCGACAGTCCGTACGCCAGCCCGTAGGACATGGCCTTGATCTTGGCGCGCATCGCGGAGGTCACGTCTGCCTGGTCCACCCCGAACACCCGCGAGCCGACGAACCGGTGCAGGTCCTCACCCTCGTTGAACGCGTGGATCAGGCCCTGGTCCCCGGACAGGTGCGCCATGATCCGCATCTCGATCTGGGAGTAGTCCGCCGTGAGCAGGCACTCGTAGCCCGCACCCACCACGAAGGCCTCGCGGATCCGATACCCCTCCTCGGTGCGGATCGGGATGTTCTGCAGGTTCGGGTCCGTGGAGGACAACCTGCCGGTCGCCGCCACCGTCTGCTGGAAGGTGGTGTGGATGCGTCCGTCGGCGGCGACGGTCTTGCGCAGCCCGTCCACGGTCTGGCGCAGACGGATCGACTCACGGTGCGCCAGCAGCGACTCCAGGAACGGGTGCTGGGTCTTCGCGAACAGCTCGGCGAGCGCATCGGCATCCGTGGTGTACCCGGTCTTCGTGCGCCGGGTCTTGGGCATGTCCAGTTCCTCGAACAGCACCTGTTGGAGCTGCTTGGGCGAGCCGAGATTCACCTCGTGCCCGATCGCGTCGTACGCGGCCTGCGCCGCCTGCCCGACCGCGGCGTCGAACTGCGCGGCCAGGCCGTCCAGATGGTCGCCGTCGACCGCGATACCGGCCGCCTCCATGTCCACCAGGATCTCCTGCACCGGGAGTTCCACCCGGTGCAGGAGATCCTCGGCGCCGCGGGCGCGAACGTCGGTGTCCACCACGGGGGCGAGCTCACCGATCGCCACGGCACGGGCAGCAAGATCCGCTGCGGCGTCCGACTCTCCCGCCAATCCCAGGTCGAGAGCGCCCTGCGCCTGCTCCCCCTGCGCCGAAGGGAGTTCTCGCTTGAGGTAGCGCAGCACCAGGTCGGACAGGTCGTAGGAGCGCTGGTCGGGGTGACACAGGTAGGCGGCCAGCAACGTGTCGCCCCGGACCCCGTGGACCGGCATGCCGCGTGCGGCCAGTGCGTGGGCCGCCGGCTTGCCGTCGTGCACCAGCACCGGGCGGTCCGTGTCGACGAGCCAACCGGCCAGCGCCTGCTCGTCGGCCTCCTCCAGCGCGGTGAGGTCCAGGGTGATGACCTCCTCGCCGTCCGCGAGTGCCACCCGCCAGGCGTCCCACGCGCCCCGGGCGCCCGCGCCGTCCACCGCGAGCGCGAGCATGCGCCCACCCCGAGCCTGCAGCCACGCAGCCAGGCCGCCGGGCTCGAGGACCGTCGTGGTCATCCCGAGGGCACCGGCAGAGACCTGGTCGTCCTCCTCCTGCGGGATCATCTTCAGCAGTCGGTCCCGCAGCACGGTGAACTGCAGCGCATCGAAGACCTCGTGGACCCCCTCGCGGTCGATCGGCACGCGGGCCAGGTCAGCGAACGTGAGCGGCACCTCGACGTCGCGCAGGAGAGCGTTCAGCTGGCGATTCAGCATCACCTGGGACAGGTGCTCGCGCAGGTTCTCCCCCGCCTTGCCGCGGATCTCCCCGGCGGCCGCGATGACGCCGTCGAGTCCGCCGTGCGCACCGATCCACTTCGCGGCGGTCTTGGGTCCCACCCCGGGGACGCCGGGGAGGTTGTCGCTGGTCTCGCCCACGAGGGCAGCCAGGTCGGGGTAGCGCTGCGGCGGCACGCCGTACTTCTCCTCGACCGCCACCGGCGTCATCCGCACCAGGTCCGAGACGCCCTTGCGGGGGTAGAGCACCGTGACCTGATCGGTCACGAGCTGCAGCGTGTCGCGATCGCCGGAGCAGATCAGCACCTGCGCACCCTCCGCCTGCGCCACGGTCGCGAGCGTGGCCAGGATGTCGTCCGCCTCCACACCCTCGATCCCCACGTGCGGGATACGCAGCGCGTCCAGTACCTGCTGGATCAACGGGACCTGTCCTCGGAACTCCTCAGGCGTGGCCGCGCGCGTCCCCTTGTACTCCGGGTAGGCCTGCGTGCGGTGCGTCGGGGCCGACTTGTCGAAGGCCACGAGAACGTGGGTCGGGTCCTCATCCCGGATCAGGTTGATGAGCATCGAGGTGAACCCGTACACGGCGTTCGTCGCCTGGCCCGAGGTGGTGGCGAAGTTCTCCACCGGTAGCGCGAAATAGGCGCGGAAGGCCATCGAGTGCCCATCGATCAGCAGGACCCGCGCGGGCGTGCCCGGGTCGAGCGACGCGGTGGCGGACACCTCCTGGATCGTCTCGTCCGGCGCGTTGGACATGCTCGAGGTACTCACGGGTGCCAGCCTAGATCCCATGACTGACATCGCCCTCGGCTACGACCCCACGGGCACCCTGCTCGAACGCATGCGGATGGAGGTGCTCGAGGTCGCCGCCGAGCGCTGCGTGGTGCGCATGCCCGTGTCCGGGAACACCCAGCCGATGGGTCTGCTGCACGGCGGGGCGAGCGCGGCGCTGGCGGAGACGGCGGCATCCTTCGCCGCCAAGGCGCACGCGGGCGCCGATCGCCACGTGGTCGGACTCGATCTGTCCATCACCCACCACCGCAGCGCGCGCTCCGGCTACGTGATCGCCACCGCGACGGCGCTGCACCGGGGGCGCACGATCGCCAGTTACGAGGTAGCGGTCGTGACCGAGGACGACGTCCGCGTCAGTTCAGCCCGACTGACCTGCCTGGTGCTCGAGAACGCCTGATCGCTCCCCTCGCCCCCGGTGGGCAGGTCGCCGCGCGGGGAGCCTTCCTGGGTCTCGGCCTCGGACTGCTCGCGCCTGGCCTGGGCGGCCCGCCGCCGGGCGAGCACGAGATCGATGCCACGGGCCGGCGTCGGCGGGTGGTCCAGCCGGCGACGCAGGCTCTGCGTGGCAATCACCCGCCGACCCCGGTCGTCGACGAAGCCTTCACGGGAGAGGAAGCGGACCTCGGCGCGTGAGCGGTTGGCCGGGATGATCACGATGTGACCCGCCCCAGCCTGGTCGGCGTACTCCACGAGGTGGGCGAGCAGTGCGTGCCCCACGCCGCGTCGTCGGGCCTCCGGGCGGACGTACATCGCCTCCACCTGCACTGAACGGGTGTCGGAGAACAGACCGGGTGGCCGCACCTCGGCCGCGAGCAGCCCGACGGCGTGCGCGCCCTCGTGCGCCACCGCGATGCGCGCATCGTGGTTCTCTGCGAACGCGCGCAACCGCCGCAGCGTCGTCGCTGCGTCCAGCCCCTCCGGTTCGAAGGACCATCGCAACTCCCGGTGCGCCGCCTCGAAGAGATCGGCGACCTCGGCGAGTTCGGTCTCCCCGGCCGCGTGAATGTCGATCGCTCGTGCCAACGGTCCTCCACTCGTGACCGCCCCCTGTGCTCGTGATGATACGCCTGCCTCGTCGATCGCGCGGACCGGGCCAGACGCGGGCCAGACGTAACACAACCGACACGCCGACACATCCATCCGTTACACGACCTCCCTAGCCTCAGGCGCAGCAGAGAAGACGGCCGCGACCGCTGACCGTCACCGACTGGCGAACTGGAGAACGGCGTGACGCCACCCACCTCCCGCGCCCCGGCGCGAGTCCCCGGCACCTGGCAGGTGATCCTCGCCGTCGTGCTCGGCCTCCTCGTGCTCGGCCTCCTCGGCGGCGGTGCAGCACCCGCCTCCGCCCAGAGTGCCGCGTGCGAATCGGGACCGACCACCGCGTGCATCAACGGCACGCTGCGCACCTCCGAGGGCGACCCCGTCTCCGGGGCGGTGCTCACCGTCACCGGGCCTGGCGCGCAGACCGAGGCCATCTCCCGCGAGGACGGCACCTGGGACGTGGCCCTCCAGGAGTCCGGGGAGTACACGGTGTTGCTCGATGTCACTACCCTTCCCGAGGGGGAGGAACTGCGCGAGGGTGCGGACAACCCCCGCACCGTCACGGTCGAGCTCGGGCGCGACAGCGCGGCCCTCTTCCCGCTCGTCGCGGCCGGATCGGGCGCCGGCGCGCAGGAGTCCACGCAGGAGTCCACGGCCGAGGCCACGGCTGAGGCCGCCGAGGAGAGCACGGCGGCCGCCACCAACACCACCGCCACCGATACCGAGGGCGGCACCTCCTCCGAGAGCGCGGGCCTGGCCGGCAACAACCGGGTGGTGCAGCTGCTCGTCTCGGGCCTGGTGTTCGGGATCCTGCTCGCACTCGCCTCCGTCGGGGCGAACCTGATCTACGGCACCACCGGGCTGAGCAACTTCGCCCACGGCGATCTCGTGACGCTGGGCGGTGTCCTGGCGTTCGCCGGTGTCCAGTGGTGGGGACTGCCGCTGTGGCTCGCCATCGTGGTCGCCGTCGTCGGAGGGTGCGCCGCCGGTTGGCTCCTGGACGCGGGTGTGTTCGCCCCCCTGCGCCGCCGCGGAGTCGGGATCACCCAGCAACTGATCGTCACCATCGGTATCGCGTTGGCGATGCTCAACGTGTTCCTGGTCCTGTTCGGCGCGAATCCGCTCCCGATCGTCACCGAGATCTCCACCCAGGTGAACTTCGGTCTGTTCTCGCTCAGCCCGCAGTCGCTCGTGCTGGTCGCGGTCGCCGTCGTCGTGCTGGTCGCCGTCGCGCTCGTGCTGCAGCGCACCCGACTGGGGCGCGCCACTCGCGCCGTCTCCGACAACCCGCCGCTGGCCGCGGCATCCGGCATCAACGTCGCGGCGATCATCCGCGGCGTCTGGGTCTCCTCCGCGGGCCTCGCGGCGCTCGGTGGCGCCCTGATGGGTCTCTACCTCGGGTCCACCCGGTTCAACTTCGGCTCCGTGCTGCTGCTGCTGATGTTCGCAGCCATCACCCTCGGTGGCCTCGGGTCCCCGCTGGGTGGCCTGCTCGGCGCGCTGGTGATCGGGATCGTGGTGGAGACCTCGACCCTCTTCCTGCCCAACGACCTGCGGTATGCCACCGCGCTGGGCATCCTCATCGTGGTGCTGCTGATCAGACCCCAGGGCATCCTCGGCAGAGCGCAGCGGATCGGATAAGGAGCCACCATGGACATCGCAGATCTCCTCGTCAACGCGCTGCGGGAGGCCACCGGGCCCACAGCGATCGCCTACGCCCTCGCGGCGATCGGCCTCAACATCCACTTCGGGCTCACCGGGCTGATCAACATGGGCCAGGCGGGCTTCATGCTCATCGGTGCCTACGGCTTCGCGATCTCCACGATTGCGGGACTGCCCCTCCTGGTCGCCCTGCTGATCGCCGTGCTCGCCGCCATCGCCTTCGCGCTCCTGCTCGGCTTCCCCACCATCAAACTGCGCGGCGACTACCTCGCGATCGTCACGATCGCGGCCGCGGAGATCGTCCGCTACATCGGCCGCTCCGTTGCGCTGAACGACATCACGGGCGGCTCCCAGGGCCTCCTCGGCAACACCTTCAAGCACACCTTCCAGGACGCCTCGCCGTTCCCGGACGGTGTGGTCAGCCTTGGGCCGATCACCCTTCCGATGAACCAGTCCAACTCCTGGTGGCTGCGCATCGCGGGGTGGGCGCTCGTGGCCCTCGCCTGCTTCATGGTCTACCTGCTCATCCGCTCGCCCTGGGGCCGTGTCCTCAAGGGCATCCGGGAGGACGAGGACGCCGTGCGGGCGCTCGGGAAGAACGTGTACAGCTACAAGATGCAGGCACTGGTCCTGGGCGGTGTGCTCGGCGCCCTCGGCGGGATCGTGTTCGTACTCGCCAGTTCGGTCCAACCCGACTCCCTCGGCAGACCGGTCACCTTCAACACCTGGACGATCCTGCTCCTGGGCGGCGCCGCCACCGTCTTCGGGCCGGTACTCGGCTCCATCCTGTTCTGGGCGGCACTCGTGCTCGTGCGTGGGGTCCTGCGCGGCGTGGTGCCCGAGAGCGTGCTGAGCAGCCCCCAGATCGAGCCGCTCGGATTCGTGCTCGTGGGCATCACCCTCGCACTGCTCATCGTGTTCCGACCACAGGGAATACTCGGCGACAAGAAGGAGCTGGCGATCAATGGCTGAGATGCTTCCCATCGTGGCGCAGGCCCGTGCCGACCTCGGCACCGTGGCCCACACCCCGGGCGTGGTCAAGCCGGACGCCGTGCTGAAGGCCTGGGGCGTGCAGCGCACGTTCGGCGGCGTTCACGCCGTGGACGTGGAACGGCTCGAGGTCCAGAAGAACGTCATCACGGCGCTCATCGGACCCAACGGCGCCGGGAAGACCACGTTCTTCAACCTCATGACCGGTTTCGACAAGCCGAATGCCGGCCAGTGGGAGTTCGACGGCACCCCACTGGCGGGTGTCCCCGCCAGCACCGTCTCCAACCGCGGGATGGTGCGCACGTTCCAGCTCACCAAGGCCCTCTCGCGGATGACGGTGCTGGAGAACATGCGCCTGGGCGCCCGCGCCCAACCCGGGGAGAACCTCTTCACCGCCCTGGTCCCGGCACTGTGGCGACCACGGGAGAAGGAGATCACCGAGAAGGCGATGTCCCTGCTCGAGCGGTTCAAGCTCGACGCCAAGGCACAGGACTTCGCCGGCTCGCTCTCCGGCGGTCAGCGCAAGCTGCTGGAGATGGCCCGTGCCCTGATGTCCGATCCGGCCCTGGTGATGCTCGACGAACCGATGGCCGGCGTGAACCCGGCCCTGACACAGTCCCTGCTGGGCCACATCATCGACCTGCGCGACTCCGGCACCACCGTGCTGTTCGTGGAGCACGACATGCACATGGTGCGCCACATCTCCGACTGGGTCGTGGTGATGGCCGAGGGCAAGGTGGTCGCCGAGGGTCCACCGAGGGACGTCATGGCGAACCAGGCTGTGGTCGACGCCTACCTGGGGGCGCACCACGACACCGACCTCGGGGACGACGCCCTGCTCGAGGAGCCCAGCACGAAGGAGAGCGCGTGATGACCCCGGAATCGCAGACCGCCACGCTCGCCGAGGTGCACCGCGGTGCGCCGAGCGGCGAGCCGCTGCTGTTCGCCGACGACCTCGTGGCGGGGTACCTCCCCGGCGTCAACATCCTGCAGAGCTGCTCACTCGTGCTGCACCCCGGGGAACTCGTCGGGATCATCGGACCCAACGGCGCCGGGAAGTCCACGCTGCTGAAGTCGCTGTTCGGGCTGGTGAACATCCGATCCGGCACGCTCACGCTCAAGGGCGAGGAGATCACCAACATGCGGGCGGACGCCCTCGTGCGCCGCGGCGTCGGGTTCGTGCCGCAGACCAACAATGTGTTCCCCTCCCTCACTATCGAGGAGAACCTGCAGATGGGCGTCTTCCAGACGCCCAAGCAGTACGCCGAGCGGGTGGAGGCCGTGATCGACCTCTTCCCCGAGCTCGGCAAGCGCCGCAAGCAACGCGCCGGTGCCCTCTCCGGTGGTGAGCGCCAGATGGTGGCGATGGCCCGCGCGCTCATGCCCGAACCGTCCGTTCTCCTGCTGGACGAGCCGTCCGCCGGCCTGTCCCCCGTGCGCCAGGACGAGGCCTTCCTGCGCACCCGGCGCATCAACAAGGCAGGTGTCTCGGTGGTGATCGTGGAGCAGAACGCGCGCCGCGCCCTGCAGATCTGCGACCGGGCCTACGTGCTGGACCAGGGCACCAACGCCTACTCCGGCCCGGGGCGGGACCTGATGAGCGACCCCAAGGTCATCGAGCTCTACCTCGGCACGCTCGCGGCCGACGTCGAGGCCGCCGAGGAGGACCACGGCGCCTGAGCGGCCGCCCCGCACCATCCGCCCGAAGCACCCGTTCGACGAGCCCTCCGGCTCGCCGAGCGGGTGCTTGCGCATCCCGCCGGCGCGCTGACCCGGCCGAACCACCCGCTCGGCGACAGAGAGGCGCGGGTGGTGGCATGGGCGAGGGCCCGGACACCCTGGGGTGTCCGGGCCCTCGCGCTCAGGCCGATCCGGGGCGGCTCAGCCCTCGGGGACCTCGCCCTGCTGGCTCTCGAGGAAGGTGTAGTTGTTGTCCGCACCGAACTCGTAGATCCCGATGTAGGCCGAGGAGGGGTCGTTGGCGTCGTTGAACGGACCGACACCCGCCACCGCCTGGTAGATGATGTCCTCGCCGTCCGTGATGAGCGTGGAGCACTCCTCCCACCCGGTGCACTCGGTGCCGCCGTCTGCGCCGGAGACGGCCGCCATGTTCGCCTGGATCGCCTCACCGGTGGCCGCGCCACCCTTCAACGCCGCGAGTGCCACGAGCATCGTGGCGTCGTAGGACTCCGCCCCGTAGGAGAACTCCGTCAGGTCAGGGTTCACGCCCAGCATCCGCTCCTGGAACTCCTCGGAGGGGAAGGCGCCGGGCAGCGTTCCCTTGGAGCCCGTGAGGGTGCCCTCCGGGAAGCCGGTGTCGCCCTCGGTGCCGAAGTTCTGCAGGTTGCCGTCCACGAAGTACGTCTTCGACATGTCCCACCCCTGCGCCACGAGCTCGCGCACGATCAGCGGGGTCTGGGTGGTGAAGGCGATGATCGCGATCGCATCCGGCTCGGACGCGATCGCATCGGAGACGATCGCGGTGTAGTTCGTCTCGTTCGGGTCGAACTCCTGACCCTCGGTGCCGTACACGAGCGAGCCGCCGGCCTCCTCGGTGACGCCCTGGACGACGTCGCGCAGCGAGGTGCCGTACGGGTCGTTGAACACCAGGATGCCCAGGTTCGCCGCGCCGTCGCCGAGCATGAGGTTCGCCAGGGCGTCACCCTGCACGGTGTCCGGCGGGGCGGTGCGGAAGTAGTAGTCGCTGTAGGCCGAGAGCGAGGTCGCGGTGTTGGCCGGGGACACCTGCACGATCCCGGCGCCGGTGATGTCGTCGATCACATTCAAGGTCACGCCCGAGGACGCGGCGCCGATGACGGCCTGGACCCCCTCGGAGATCAGCGTCTGGGAGGACTCCGTGGCCACCGAGGCGTTCTCCGTGTCGCTGGAGTCGGTGTGGGTCACGGTCACGTCGTTGCCGAACACTCCGCCGGCCTCGTTGATCTCCTCGACCGCCAGGTCGACTCCGGCGATCTCGGGCGGACCGAGCTGAGCCAGCGATCCCGTGACCGGCAGGAGGGTGCCGATGTGGAGCGTACCGCCCTCACCCGACGCACCGCCCTCGGCGGACTCGCTCGATTCACCGCCCTCGGCGGACTCGCTCGAGCTGTCACTGCTGCAGGCCGCGAGGACGAGTGCCAGGGCACCCGCCACCGCCGCCACGCGAGGGATGGATCGGTTCATGGAGCGTCTCCTTCGTGTGATCTGCACCCGTGGTGCAGTGGACACGAGAAGGACACCAACTCCGTGTGTCGCCGGTGTGACGCACCTGTCACCGCGCCGTCACGACGGGCAACAATGCGGTAACGCCCCTGGTGGGTTGACGTCAGTCGTCGGAACCGACCTGGTTGATGACCGCGTCGGCGACCTCGCGCATGGTCAGACGCTTGTCCATGGAGGTCTTCTGGATCCACCGGAAGGCCTCGGGCTCGCT
Protein-coding regions in this window:
- a CDS encoding ABC transporter substrate-binding protein, which translates into the protein MNRSIPRVAAVAGALALVLAACSSDSSSESAEGGESSESAEGGASGEGGTLHIGTLLPVTGSLAQLGPPEIAGVDLAVEEINEAGGVFGNDVTVTHTDSSDTENASVATESSQTLISEGVQAVIGAASSGVTLNVIDDITGAGIVQVSPANTATSLSAYSDYYFRTAPPDTVQGDALANLMLGDGAANLGILVFNDPYGTSLRDVVQGVTEEAGGSLVYGTEGQEFDPNETNYTAIVSDAIASEPDAIAIIAFTTQTPLIVRELVAQGWDMSKTYFVDGNLQNFGTEGDTGFPEGTLTGSKGTLPGAFPSEEFQERMLGVNPDLTEFSYGAESYDATMLVALAALKGGAATGEAIQANMAAVSGADGGTECTGWEECSTLITDGEDIIYQAVAGVGPFNDANDPSSAYIGIYEFGADNNYTFLESQQGEVPEG